GGTTGAGTCCAATACACTCGTAAGGGCACGGCAGTGCCGTGCCCCTACACGCGACAATATAATTTTGTATTGCATTCAATTGAGAACCGCTATATTTACCGTCAAAGAATGGTGCGTGACGCCACAAGTCTTGTGACTACGTACAATATTTATCGCTGCGTCACGCACCCTACGATTATTATTGTGCCAGTTGCGTAAGTCTCTCGTAGGGGTTTAGCATTGCTAAACCCCTACCGCTAAACCCGCAAAGCGCGGATCTATTTACCGTCGAAGCAATGATTAATCAAAGCCTGAAATGACCTATTCTGGTCAAATCATACCATGATTCATTCAATTTTGTAAGGGGGGTAGGGGGGTTAGGTTTCGCGTTGGTTTTTCCACATAACGCAAAAAGTCAGCTTCATTTTTCCCTGCCAATACCGTCGCACAAGTGCCTGTCACTCTCGCTGACATCAGGATTATTTTTTAAAGGATTATAAGTTAAATAATCGCGTACCACATCACAACTGCGCCTCATTAAAGAGTCGAAATCCATATCCCAGAGTTTAATAGTTCCGTCCCCTGAAGCGGTAGCGATGGTTTTGCCGTCGGGGCTGAAACTCACACTCGTGACATCATCCTGATGCCCCTTAAATTCCTGGAGCAGTTGCCCCTGCAAGTTCCACAACCGCGCTGTTTTGTCCCATGATGCGGTAGCGATGGTTTTGCCGTCACGGCTGAAACTCACACCCCAGACTTCACCCTGATGCCCCTTAAATTCCTGGAGCAGTTGCCCCTGCAAGTTCCACAACCGCGCTGTCCCGTCCGTTGATGCGGTAGCGATGGTTTTGCCGTCGGGGCTGAAACTCACACCCCAGACTTCACCCTGATGCCCCTTAAATTCCTGGAGCAGTTGCCCCTGCAAGTTCCACAACCGCGCTGTATTGTCATATGATGCGGTAGCGATGGTTTTGCCGTCGGGGCTGAAACTCACACTCGTGACCCAACCCTGATGCCCCTTAAATTCCTGGAGCAGTTGCCCTTGCAAGTTCCACAACCGCGCTGTCCCGTCCGATGATGCGGTAGCGATGGTTTTGCCGTCCGGGCTGAAACTCACACTCGTGACCCAACCCTGATGCCCCTTAAATTCCTGGAGCAGTTGCCCTTGCAAGTTCCACAACCGCGCTGTATTGTCTAAGGATGCGGTAGCGATGGTTTTGCCGTCCGGGCTGAAACTCACACTCGTGACCCAACCCTGATGCCCCTTAAATTCCTGGAGCAGTTGCCCTTGCAAGTTCCACAACCGCGCTGTATTGTCTAAGGATGCGGTAGCGATGGTTTTGCCGTCCGGGCTGAAACTCACACTTGAGACATAACCCTGATGCCCCTTAAATTCATGGAGCCGTTGCCCCTGCAAGTTCCACAACCGCGCTGTATTGTCATTTGATGCGGTAGCGATGGTTTTGCCGTCGGGGCTGAAACTCACACTAAAGACACGATCCTGATGCCCCTTAAATTCCTGGAGCAGTTGCCCTTGCAAGTTCCACAACCGCGCTGTATTGTCATTTGATGCGGTAGCGATGGTTTTGCCGTCGGGGCTGAAACTCACACTAAAGACATAACCCTGATGCCCTTCTAAGCGGTTGCGTTCTTTTCCCTGAGTAAGAACTGTCTGCAAAGCATTTAATTGCTGTGGGTTAGTTGTGTTGTGTTTCCCGAAGATTTTCCCTGCTTTAATTGCTGTGACAAAAGCCTCCAATTCTTTATGTTCATTAAATAATAATAAAGAATATCTAGCAAGAGATTCGGCTCCATTGAGTTCCGATTGCTTTGTCTGATTCCATGCAGTCAAAGCCAACCCACCGCTAATCATCACCGCCACCAACGAACCCGCAGCAATTCCCCAGGCGGTTCTAATTTCGCGTTTCCTGCTGGCTACTTCGACTTGTTGGAGGCGATTTCCTTCTTGGATACTCTGCTCAATAAATTCTTGCTCATCAATTAAGTCTTCTGGGCGTTCCTTGAGTTGTTCTTCTGCTTCCGCCAAAGCCGCACCCCGCAACAATGAACCAGAATCTTGCTTCGTTGCTTCCCATTGTCCCTTGGCTGAACGCAGTCGCTCTTGCCAAGCTGACTCTTCCGGCTTTTCTTGTTTCAATAACTCCTGCGCTAACTTAATAATTTCCGTATCTTTATCAACTCCTAAATTGATTAACTCTTCTTTAAGCAATGCTTTAAACGCTTCTGAATCCAGCTTTTTCTCATGTTTATCTACAATATCGCTGTCATCTTCTTTACCCTGTTCAGCAAACTTTTTTTTAATCAAGGTTTTCAACCCCTGATAGGCATTTTTAACTGCTGTTTGTGCGGTCTCTTTAGTAGCAGCGATCGCGCCTGCACCCAATGCAGCAAGAATCAGAGAGATAGGTTCCATCGTTAATCCTCTGAAATGTGTATAGAACATTTATATCGGATATTGAGAAAATATTTGCAAAAAGTTCTACTCTCGGATTTCTCACCAGATTTTTCTGACCGTTGCTTTCTCTATGTCCCGAATTCGTAGGGGCGGGTGAGCGCGATATCCTCGTTAATAATTGATGATCCTTATGAACCTGACCCTATTTGTGAGAAATGCAGGTACTCAGGGACGTGGGGTGACTCTAAATAATTTATTGTGTGATAAGTAGGTAGGCACAATTAAGCGGAACGTAGGGGCGCAAGGGGAACGTAGGGGCGCAAGGCCTTGCGCCCCTACCACGTGGTCTATTTACCAGAAAATCCCTGTAAGTAGCTTTAGGTAGTAGGCAAAGCTACACTTTGACGCACAGTACGCTTGCGGTTGCTTTTGCGAGTACCTCCAGCCATCTGATACTCATGGCTATCGTGACCAAACTTATAAGCAATACCACGCAAGATTTTCTCAGAATAATCTGCTAAATCTTGTTCTTGTTCGATAATCTGGGTTAATAAGATATCGATACTAGAAAGGTTGCTATTGTACGTTTCCAGTATTTTACGCAGGGTTTCTATTTTATCAGTATATTCTGTAACTGTCAATCCTTCTCCGATATCTAGAGTTTGACTGATAGATTTAACGCTTGCTAGACGAATCTGAGCTTTATCGAGAGTACGTGAACTGCGTTTTGGTCTTGGCATAATTAATACTCATTCTCCACATTTTGGATAACTCTATAGTGGACAATGGTTTAAACAGTTGTCATACGTAAAATTGTTGATTTTTGTTAAAAAACCTAAAATTTGAATAACAGGAAACAGGGAACAGGCAATATAGCGGTTCTCAGTTGAATGCAACACAAAATTATATTGTCGCGTGTAGGGGCACGGCACTGCCGTGCCCTTACGAGTGTATTGGACTCAACCGAGAACCGCTATATACACAAAATTATATTGTCGCGTGTAGGGGCACGGCACTGCCGTGCCCTTACGAGTGTATTAAACTCAACCGAGAACCGCTATATACACAAAATTATATTGTCGCGTGTAGGGGCACGGCACTGCCGTGCCCTTACAAGTGTATTGGACTCAACCGAGAACCGCTATATACACAAAATTATATTGTCGCGTGTAGGGGCACGGCACTGCCGTGCCCTTACAAGTGTATTGGACTCAACCGAGAACCGCTATATACACAAAATTATATTGTCGCGTGTAGGGGCACGGCACTGCCGTGCCCTTACGAGTGTATTGGACTCAACCAAGAACCGCTATATACACAAAATTATATTGTCGCGTGTAGGGGCACGGCACTGCCGTGCCCTTACGAGTGTATTGGACTCAACCAAGAACCGCTATATACAGTTTCTTGATCACATAAGGTTTCCCGTAAGGGCACGGCAATGCCGTGCCCCTACCAACGTATTTGTATCATACTTAAAGTGAAATGGTATAACGCGGAGCTTACAGCAGTTTTCAGGTAAATAGACCACGCGGTAGGGGCGCAAGGCCTTGCGCCCCTACGAGGATCTGTGGTTCAAATCAATGAAAATCGCTGTAAATAATAAGTGCGTAAAATATAAAAACGTCTTGGCAGAAGCTGCTACAGACTGCGCGGAACATAAAAACGTCTTGGCGGAAGCTGCTACAGACTGCGCGGAACACGGAAACGTCTTGACGGAAGCTGCTACAGGGAAGGCGGAAGCTGCTACAGACTGCGCGGAACACGGAAACGTCTTGACGGAAGCTGCTACAGGGAAGGCGGAAGCTGCTACAGACTGCGCGGAACACGGAAACGTCTTGACGGAAGCTGCTACAGGGAAGCCGGAAGCTGCTACAGGGAAGACTTGATATTACACGCTGAATTTTTTCTGAATTTATTAATCTAAATAGTAATCTATCTCACTTGGCGCACTATCGTGTAAGAAGAACACAAAGTATCTTGCGGGTCTTGATGCAGCAAATGCTGCAAACAGCTAAGGAGGAATTATGCGTGCAGTACTAATGGCTGGCGGTTCGGGAACGCGGCTTCGCCCGTTAACTTGCGATTTGCCCAAACCTATGGTACCCATTCTCAATCGCCCAATTGCCGAACACATTATTAATCTCCTCAAACGACATCAAATTACGGAAGTAATTGCGACATTGCATTATTTACCTGATGTCTTGCGAGACTATTTTCAAGATGGTGACGATTTTGGTGTCCAGATGACCTACGCGGTGGAGGAAGACCAACCCCTGGGGACGGCGGGTTGTGTAAAAAATATTGCCGAACTTTTAGATGAAACTTTTTTAGTGATTAGCGGCGATAGTGTCACGGATTTTGACCTGACTGCAGCCATTGAATTTCACAAACAAAAAAAGTCCAAAGCTACTTTAATTTTAACCAGAGTCCCCAATCCTATTGAATTTGGGGTGGTGATTACCGATGAACAAGGTCGAATTCGGCGATTTTTAGAAAAACCTTCTACTAGTGAAATTTTTTCTGATACCGTCAATACTGGTACTTACATTCTCGAACCGGAAGTTTTACAATACCTACCAGAACACACAGAATGCGATTTTTCTAAGGACTTATTCCCGTTATTGCTGCAACAAGATGAGCCAATGTATGGCTATATTGCCCAAGGTTACTGGTGCGATGTGGGTCACTTGGATGCATATCGTCAAGCTCAGTATGATGCCCTATATCGTCAGGTAAACCTCGATGTTGCTTACAATGAAGTTTCTCCTGGTTTATGGCGGGGACAAAACACTTATATTGACCCAACAGCGATGATTGAAACCCCAGCAGTGATTGGCAATAATTGCCGCATCGGGGCTAGAGTCCAAATTGAGGCAGGTACCGTCATTGGAGATAATGTTACCATTGCTGGTGATGCTAATCTCAAGCGTCCGATTGTTTGGAATGGGGCAATTATTGGCGAAGAAGCCCATTTATCTGCTTGTGTAATTTCTCGTGGCACCCGTGTAGACCGCCGCGCTCATGTGTTGGAAGCGGCTGTAGTTGGTTCGCTTTCTACGGTGGGTGAAGAAGCCAAAATTAGCCCTGGTGTGCGGGTTTGGCCTAGTAAAAAGATTGAGTCTGGTGCGATTTTAAACATTAACTTGATTTGGGGGAATACCGCCCAACGGAATCTATTTGGACAGCGTGGGGTGCAAGGTTTAGCTAATATTGACATCACCCCAGAATTTGCGGTGAAGTTGGGTGCTGCTTACGGTTCTACTTTAAAACCAGGTTCTCAAGTGTCAGTTTCCCGTGACCAGCGGAATATCTCGCGCATGGTGACGCGAT
The Gloeotrichia echinulata CP02 DNA segment above includes these coding regions:
- a CDS encoding mannose-1-phosphate guanyltransferase, yielding MRAVLMAGGSGTRLRPLTCDLPKPMVPILNRPIAEHIINLLKRHQITEVIATLHYLPDVLRDYFQDGDDFGVQMTYAVEEDQPLGTAGCVKNIAELLDETFLVISGDSVTDFDLTAAIEFHKQKKSKATLILTRVPNPIEFGVVITDEQGRIRRFLEKPSTSEIFSDTVNTGTYILEPEVLQYLPEHTECDFSKDLFPLLLQQDEPMYGYIAQGYWCDVGHLDAYRQAQYDALYRQVNLDVAYNEVSPGLWRGQNTYIDPTAMIETPAVIGNNCRIGARVQIEAGTVIGDNVTIAGDANLKRPIVWNGAIIGEEAHLSACVISRGTRVDRRAHVLEAAVVGSLSTVGEEAKISPGVRVWPSKKIESGAILNINLIWGNTAQRNLFGQRGVQGLANIDITPEFAVKLGAAYGSTLKPGSQVSVSRDQRNISRMVTRSLIAGLMSVGVDIQNLDATAIPMARTVIPKMGITGGIHVRVHPDRADYILIEFMDAKGINISKGQEKKIEGAYFKEDMRRSQIHEIGDVAYPSQVSDIYCKAFEKLLHVDTLRNSRAKIVIDYVYAVSGAVLPQMLHKFGADAVVLNASLNKTAMSTTDRETLLTQLGHVVEALKANFGVQVSANGEQLILVDESGIPIRGETLTALMVDMILMSNPRGAVVVPVHASSAVEQVARRHDGKVIRTKANPTALMEASQKYPNVVLAGSGETGFIFPQLHPGFDSMFCIAKLIEMLTIQERSLAAVRSELPRVVHKNYTVRCPWSVKGALMRHLVETNPAQNLELIDGVKIRQPYDDSWLLVLPDASEPVVHLYANSNERDWVDETLRHYRKRVQIFVEKEQEQQPAEV